CCACCACGCCAGGGGCGCTTTAGCGGCAATTTCGCCACCACTGTTCACCACAGATACAACTGCGGCCAACGGGCCAATAGCATTTGCCACATCATTAGAGCCGTGGGCAAAAGCCATACAACACGCCGTGACTATCATCAGGATAGCAAAAACTTTTTCGACATTGTTAAAATGCATAGCACGGTCTAATGATTCATCGAATTTAATCCGATTAATATACAGCCGCCCAATAATGCCTACAGCTATTGCTATTCCAACAGCGATTAAATAGCCTTCATTGGTGCCAATATTTAACCCTACGTGTTTTAAGCCTTTTGTAATTGTCACTAAGGACATAACAAAGCCAGCCAATGCCATGTAAAAAGGAACATAGCGTTTAGCATTTTTGAACGGATTGTCAGTATCAAAAATAAGTTTCTGAGCACTCATAAATATCAGGTATGCAATGAAACCAGAGATAGCCGGCGTCACCACCCAACTCCCCACTATTCCACCTACTTTGCCCCAGGCTACTGAGTCTGAACTCACCCCCACAGCAGCAAAACCAACAATCGCCCCAATAATGGAGTGTGTAGTGGAAACCGGCCAGCCTAAATATGAGGCCACAGCCAACCAGATCCCCGCAGATAGTAGGGCTGAAATCATCCCGAACACTAGCAGTTCTGGCACATCGACGAAAAAGCTCGCATCAATAATGCCTTTGCGTATTGTCGCTGTGACTTCCCCACCGGCTAAATATGCGCCGGTAAATTCAAAAATCATCGCAATAAAGATTGCTTGTTTTATGGTTAACGCTTTAGAGCCAACCGAGGTTCCCATAGCATTAGCTACGTCGTTTGCGCCAACACCCCAAGCCATCAAAAAACCAACGACGGCCGCAAGAACAATCAGGACAAAC
Above is a window of Aliiglaciecola sp. LCG003 DNA encoding:
- a CDS encoding inorganic phosphate transporter, which produces MDIINTYGFVLIVLAAVVGFLMAWGVGANDVANAMGTSVGSKALTIKQAIFIAMIFEFTGAYLAGGEVTATIRKGIIDASFFVDVPELLVFGMISALLSAGIWLAVASYLGWPVSTTHSIIGAIVGFAAVGVSSDSVAWGKVGGIVGSWVVTPAISGFIAYLIFMSAQKLIFDTDNPFKNAKRYVPFYMALAGFVMSLVTITKGLKHVGLNIGTNEGYLIAVGIAIAVGIIGRLYINRIKFDESLDRAMHFNNVEKVFAILMIVTACCMAFAHGSNDVANAIGPLAAVVSVVNSGGEIAAKAPLAWWILPLGALGIVAGLALFGHRVIRTIGNGITHLTPSRGFAAELAAAATVVVASGTGLPISTTQTLVGAVLGVGMARGIAALNLGVVRNIVISWVVTLPAGAALSIFFFFILKAIFTV